TCCTACCCCTGCCAAGCCCCACACTTCAGACATGGACAagctggggcagagccctggtacCCAGAGCACCACCCCTGGAATGCAGACAGAAGCCCCCAGTGCCCAAAGTGGCACCACTGGGACACAGCCTTGTTCCCAAGAAGGCATTCCAGCTATGGAGAGCATTATCAGAGACCTATCTGAGCTCCAGGGCCAGATGTCCTCCCTGCAGAACCTGGCCAGAGATCTGCAGGATGAGAAGGAGAAGGTAAGCCCATAGAAGTCCCTAAGGGGCTTCAAGGATGCCAGGGGGAGTTGGCAGAGAGGAGTCAGGCAAAGGAGACCATGGGGTCCATGCCCTGACTCTGCCACTACCACTCTTCCCAGATCAGACAGCTGCAGGATGCCCTTGGAAATCTGGGTGTGACTGTAGCCAAGTGCGAAGTGGATGGCACCAACGAGATCCCTCCACAGCTGGAGTAAGAGGATGGGCAGAGGATTTTGTATGCTACagggctgcaggggagctggGAGGTATGGGGGCTGGCAATCCAGGAGCATCGGGTTTGGGAAGCAAAGCTCACCTCTCAGGTGGCCTTGTGGAGGCTCAGCCTGCCTGTGCCCTCATCTTGTTGGCTAGGTCTGCACTGCAGGAGATTAAGCAAGAACAGAGGGAGCTGAGAGAGGAGCAGAAGATTACCAAGGCCACACTGAAGCAGCTGATCACAGCTGACCAGCTTCAGGAGCGGGTGAGGTTTGGAGGCAGCACTCCAGATGTTGTCTTGAGTGGCAGGCTGCTCCTTGTTGGGTTCCTGGCCACATTCCCTGCCTGGTCAGGGCCATCTGGGCACCAGCTTCTGCTGGCTGCATCCATTCTATCTCAGCATCAATTCCTTCTCCCCTTTCTGCAGCTGAATGAGTTGAGGGCAATGATGGGGactgtggggcagcagcagggacagtcACCAGCACCGTGCCCTGAACGCATCACAGACACCAAGCTTGTGAGGAAGCTCCTACACCGCTGTGAAAGGCTCCAGCAGCAGGTGGACTCTCTGATGCCACCTCAGGTGGACACATCACTGCCACAGAAAACCCAGGTGGGCAGGTGGCAACATGGTGAGGGGGAGGCTGTATCAGGACTCTCTGTCTGTGCTCACTGTAATACAGAGCAGCCCCTTGCTAATTCCCAGTTTGGTTCGGATGGGTTGGCAGTATGGCAGGAAATTAAAGCCTTGATACAAATGTCTGGCTGGCACTGAGGGCTCATGGTTCATGGCCAAGTAACCCAGATCTGTCCTTGAGGGTAGCCAGATACCCCTTGAATGACACTATCTTGTCATCTTTCTCCCTGGAGCAGGATGAGGAGCTGCTAAAGAGCATCCAGGCCACTGTTGTGTGGGTGGAAGGGGACTGTGAGCAGCTCAGCTACGTCACAGGGAGCCTCCGGGATGACCATCGCCAGCATCAGAAAGATATTGAGGTTGGTGGCTGGTCCCCACAGGGTCAAAGTATCCCCCAGGCACACCGAGACTGGTCTGATCACACAGAGGTCTGATCCCCTGCCCACCTGCTTGCAAGCCCTTTGTTGGTTCAAATGGCCTTTCCTAAAGAGCAGGGAGCACTGACTGGCCAGAACACATCTGACCCTGCTGTGGTGTCATGAAATGCTTTCTGTATTGGAAGGCTCTGTTCCGGTCCCTGGAGGGTCTTGAGAAGAAAGCAGACAAGGAGGACTTGCTGCTGCTGGTAAGGTCTTGAGAGGTCCATCTTCAGCCCAAGGGACCTTGGGCAGGGTGGTAAATGCCCTTTTCCCTTTGGGTGCGCAGTGGCAAAACTGGCCTGgatggggaagggggagggTGTGATTACTTCCAGACTGGCTGCAGATTCCTTGCCAAGTCCCTCTGTCTCCCTCTTTAAGTCCCTTTGACCCCCTGGGTGTGATGGGGTGAGCAGGCCACGCAACCCTGAAAAGGGCACGATGGCCCCACAGGAACCTTTCTGCTTCTGTCCCCAACACATGCTGGCCCTGTCTCCACTGCTCTCCTGCCTTTCCTCCTTGCTAGAAAGTGGACaaagctgccctgggcagcaaAGTCAGTTGTGCCCATTTTGATGCAAGCATGGAGCGTCTGGAGGACAGGATGCGGGAGTTGCTGAGACGGGTGTTAGGTCaggagcagcgctggcaggAGGCCCAGCAGCGGTTCAGTGATGCCCTGGACTCCAAGGTGAGGGGTGCCGTATCCTCACAGAACAAAACTCCCTGGGTGCTTTCCAGCCTGAGGCAACCTCCCTCTGAGGTTTCCCCTTCTGCTGGCTTTTCCCTGTGGACTGCCATATTccatcctggagcagctggctAAGGGTGTACATCTGTTGACAGCTGGATCGCCTGGAGCTTGGGCCTTTCCAGAAGCAGCTAGAGAATACCTGGGCAAGGAACATTAAAGATCTCAAGGATGAGTTGACGGTAGAGATTGATGATGCTGCTGGAATTAAGCAGTGAGTGCAGTGGGATGGTACTGGCTTTGGCAACAGCACTGGCCTGTTCCTTCCTGTATAGCACCCTGACCCCAGAAGAATGTAGGCAACAAactgcagggatgctgcagctACACCTTCTTCACCCATCAGTATCAGGTTCCCCACATCAAAGGAAGCACACAAATGGacatctgcaaaacagagctgtCCAAACCAGAACTGGGGTGTGGGTGCAGAGGTTCAAGGATGGAGAACACAGGGTTGTTCACTTGGGCAAGGGTGCAAcacatggttccacaggcctcAGTCATGACCTGCCCACCTTGGCAAGATGCAAGGGAGTTGTGAGCACTGACAAGGTGATGACACTGGGGAAAGGGCTGGTTTGGATGGCAGTGTGGGTGCCTGCACCCTTCCCCTTATTCCCTCGTatctctgcctgctctgggcagctatGGGCCACAGCCACTGTTCAGCAGTTCTAGTGCTGCCAAGGCAAACTTATCTCCTTGTCCCCTTGGGTGGGAAGGCTCAACATGCCACAGCTTCACCTGCAAACATTGAGGCTCCCTGCAGCAATGTGCCTGGCTCCTGTTGCTGcctgtgagctgctggctgtgTGCACTGCAGCCCTGTCAGGAGCTCACCCAGCCCTTCCTCCCTTAGGCAGCTGCTGGTTCCTTACAAGTGCCTGTCCTGCGACCGGCAGCTCAACATGCAGGTGCCTGGCCCGTGAGTAGCACCCAGCACCGGTATACTGGGGGTCTGTGTgggtgggacaggggatggGTGCTGGTGATGCCCTGCTGTCTCAGGCACAAGGGTTAGACTCTGCtgaggggtctggagggtcTGACTCTGCTGAGCCCCCTCTGAAGCCATGCGTTTCAGATGTGGAGTGTTCCCTCCAGGAACACCACCCTGAGGGCAGCAGGCAGAGGGATCTGTGGGGTACAAGCCTATGGGTTTTGGTGCTCTGCCCAAGCTGGGGTGGCTCATTTGTCCCTTGTCACCCACCCACCgctcctgccctccccaggcACATTGACACACTGCCGCTCTTACCACCGCTGCCTAGCAGCCACGCTGCACACCCCTCTACCATCACCACAGAGGAGCAAGCACAACAGCACGGTCACAGGTACGGGACATGGGGACCCATCACTGGCCTCTGGGGTGCTGGGCAGTCCTGTCTTGGCAAGGGAGATCTCTGCCCTGAatgggggacagagcaggccAGGGGGCCTGGTCAGGGCATGGGAGCAGAGTGGGTCACAAAGGGTCCACTTGCCCCAGGTGTCTGGGCTTTTAAAGTCCCTACTGCACTGCTTAAGCCCTGGTCTCAGTGGCACTGAAGCCACATATTGCCAGTTGTATCTGGTCTCAGCCTGATCTCAAGCTTGGTGGGGACTCAACACAGTGGGACAGGCATGggtttcctgcagcagctgcaggggagtCGGCAGGGACATGCGTCAGTAGGGAGcgccctctccctctcccccattTCTGGCACAGTGGGATGAAGCCCAGGTACCACAGTGGTGGACAATGAGCATCTCCATGTCCCATCCCTCAGGAAGCTGGTCATTAGCAAGTTCCTCAAGGTGCAGAGCTGCAAGGGTCAGGACACATCCAGTGCGCCACTCAAGGCTGTCCTACACCTCTCTAAAAAGGTAGGGATGGTGAAGGGAGGAATGCCAGGGAGGATCAAGGCTGGGAGAGAGATGCTGAGCATCTGGAAGCCCCCCTACCTCAGTTTCCTCAAGGAGAGATGGGTGGGGAGTGTTGCTAGGGGAATGCTGAATTGAGCCCCACATTGCATCCAGCCATTCTGTCCTTCCCAGCCTGGCGTGACTGAGCTGCTGGGTGTGGATGACCATGTGGATCAGGGCCAGGAGCACAGGCCTGAGGTGGCAAAGAGGGCACAGGACGAGCTGGGTATGGCCTGTCAGGACACCAGTGCTGGGGGGAGAGACCCCTAGCTGTTTTCTGGTGATGGGTGAGCAGGGCTCTATttgcacacctgggcaggtgcaGGGAGGGTCTGGGGCAGGCTGAGGAGGGGTGGAAGCAGGATGGAGGGATTGACTGGTGGATGGGACAGCTAGTCCCTGGGTGTGTTCAAGATGGAGTGCAGTGTGGAGATGGCCCTGGCCAGTGTGGAAAACAGCCCCTATGTTGGAGGGCAGGGGACAGTACCCTGTCCCTGGGGTTCTCTGGCCATGTAAATGTCTCTGGGCTTCAGGGTGCTTACCTCTGTTCTTCGTACCCACCAGCAGGCCCCACCACCCTAGCAGAGCACCAGCCAGCTTCTGACCTCAAACACTGATCCCATGCAGCTAGCTGGTAATGGATGCTTAGAGCCCTGCATGAAGAAAAGACTGGGACAGCTGCCTCAAGGGATTTCTTTTCAAgctaataaaaaaatgtaaccTGCTGTGTTTGAGATATTCTAAGCAAGACTGATCTCAAAACTAACCGTTTGCTTCAGAGCTGCCACCCTAAAGCTGGACAGGTACCACAGGGAAGGGCAAAGTTTtggtggggacaggagcagcagagctcagggtgAAGCCCCAGGCTGGGTGATTGTGGGTATGTGGGGGGTGTCCCTGAGCCAGGTGGAGAGGCTG
Above is a window of Lonchura striata isolate bLonStr1 chromosome Z, bLonStr1.mat, whole genome shotgun sequence DNA encoding:
- the LOC110471228 gene encoding uncharacterized protein LOC110471228: MRTRRLVTHPRPMGTLSPISGLRVRVCACPGLPLKHLSSRRPSLSRRAGSTTAAVSLPSALHGAAQGDGGVRCPSAVPASPRWNVDDDQGEQGNFGVPNHRFPNPRRYPATSGSTNTHTCRGLSREQEEEGGCQLPTFLAAAPFQHGGRTGAVFSGRAAAMASASLSQLLDEAIGTPEVSVNLEALRKLLKIILGHLSLLGLQDVIPEEAAPVPGQSQPAASRPGPPQEEGGAGAGAGAGDTGEQPPEQDELQGTRSGSPVTSVAADMGQMEKTEPKESGISEEAHKEMAGIKAMQSIMGEEIQRIKEALGQTTDLCKDLRQEINEMKATQSDMGEGIRMIQEALGQGNLQDAAGHPTPAKPHTSDMDKLGQSPGTQSTTPGMQTEAPSAQSGTTGTQPCSQEGIPAMESIIRDLSELQGQMSSLQNLARDLQDEKEKIRQLQDALGNLGVTVAKCEVDGTNEIPPQLESALQEIKQEQRELREEQKITKATLKQLITADQLQERLNELRAMMGTVGQQQGQSPAPCPERITDTKLVRKLLHRCERLQQQVDSLMPPQVDTSLPQKTQDEELLKSIQATVVWVEGDCEQLSYVTGSLRDDHRQHQKDIEALFRSLEGLEKKADKEDLLLLKVDKAALGSKVSCAHFDASMERLEDRMRELLRRVLGQEQRWQEAQQRFSDALDSKLDRLELGPFQKQLENTWARNIKDLKDELTVEIDDAAGIKQQLLVPYKCLSCDRQLNMQVPGPHIDTLPLLPPLPSSHAAHPSTITTEEQAQQHGHRYGTWGPITGLWGAGQSCLGKGDLCPEWGTEQARGPGQGMGAEWVTKGPLAPGVWAFKVPTALLKPWSQWH